The Bos indicus isolate NIAB-ARS_2022 breed Sahiwal x Tharparkar chromosome X, NIAB-ARS_B.indTharparkar_mat_pri_1.0, whole genome shotgun sequence genome has a window encoding:
- the LOC139181010 gene encoding heat shock transcription factor, X-linked member 3-like — protein MASQSSHKAHTAPLAPLTCGEPAAGDPHDSSPDLNVDSGETLEKQGDQPKSPDPGLHDNLPPQGPKPEMASKEENNTFLGLSFPRKLWRIVEDEAFTSVRWNDEGDMVVIEADLFQTEVLQRRGADQIFETDSIKSFIRELNLYGFSKISPSDHSAGKKMMIYRNSNFQRDKPLLLRNIPKRKKRAVATRHSPRLHHNQCTQEVGKKVHKGTPPARRTPSRRSFVLSHLWSMGSVARRAGANHLPREQGGPSGKGTSSNTTSAPPATSGRGSTGQMPESLPEYPDYDSVMALYNTCYSLLTAALSFTAPNEAPEAEEEQGESSDHTCVLCEQVKDKPNP, from the exons ATGGCTAGTCAGAGCTCCCACAAGGCACACACAGCCCCGCTGGCCCCACTAACTTGTGGGGAGCCTGCAGCAGGGGACCCCCATGATTCCTCCCCAGATCTAAATGTTGATTCAGGAGAGACTTTGGAGAAGCAGGGTGACCAACCCAAGAGCCCAGATCCAGGTCTCCATGACAATCTGCCCCCACAGGGCCCGAAGCCAGAAATGGCCAGCAAGGAAGAGAACAACACCTTCCTTGGGCTGTCCTTCCCCAGGAAGCTCTGGAGAATCGTGGAGGATGAGGCCTTCACCTCTGTGCGCTGGAACGATGAGGGAGACATGGTGGTCATTGAGGCAGATCTCTTCCAGACAGAGGTCCTCCAGCGCAGAGGTGCAGACCAGATCTTTGAGACAGACAGCATCAAGAGCTTCATCCGTGAACTGAACCTGTATGGTTTCAGTAAAATCTCCCCTTCGGATCACTCTGCAGGGAAGAAGATGATG ATCTATCGCAACTCCAATTTTCAGAGAGACAAGCCTCTCCTCCTGCGGAACATCCCAAAGAGAAAGAAGCGAGCGGTGGCGACCAGACACTCTCCTCGACTCCACCACAACCAGTGCACCCAAGAGGTGGGCAAGAAAGTCCACAAGGGAACCCCACCTGCTCGCAGAACCCCCAGCCGGCGATCATTTGTGCTCTCTCACCTTTGGTCTATGGGCAGTGTAGCCAGGCGGGCCGGGGCAAACCATCTCCCCAGGGAGCAGGGTGGCCCCAGTGGAAAGGGCACATCCAGCAATACCACGTCTGCACCCCCAGCTACTTCTGGAAGGGGGAGTACAGGGCAAATGCCCGAGAGCCTCCCAGAGTACCCAGATTATGATTCAGTGATGGCTTTGTACAACACCTGTTACTCCCTCCTGACGGCAGCCCTTTCCTTCACGGCCCCAAACGAGGCCCctgaggcagaggaggagcagggagagtCCTCAGATCACACATGTGTACTCTGTGAGCAGGTCAAGGACAAACCCAATCCCTGA